Sequence from the Paramisgurnus dabryanus chromosome 3, PD_genome_1.1, whole genome shotgun sequence genome:
TGTACAGACTAGATTAATAGATTGCAAGGCAATCTATGCCAATGTTACAGTTATTTTACAGTACTGATGTATTACAATAATAATCTGCTAATAGACATTGGGTTTCACTGTACTGTATACCACTACAAGACTATGCAAAGTTTTTCCCAAGTAATAATCATGCTTAAAATGTGTGTCCAGACTTCACCATCTTCACATCATGGCTGATATCTTCTGTATAGAGTACTGTCTTTATAGCAGTACATGCTTTGCCTTATAATGGCAGCATTTTTAATTGTTAGTTTgctatgatgtttttattatctcTTTTTTTAACGTGttaaaattataatattttacatttttttgcttCCAATACAATACAATTCTGAATACTTCTAAACTGAATagtctaaataaatatatatatttcttataATTCTAAATctggtttttaaaataaaaactattgttttggattatttgtttatttgtatcatttaaaatattgaaTGCTTATGATTAATGCATTTCTGATTATTCTGATAAAAATATTTCTGATATTTCTGTAAAACGCACAGTTGCACACCTAACCTGCTGTAACCGTGGTATAGGCAGAATAATTCACTCCCGTACTTTATtatgaattatttgaaaataatacacACCCACTTTGCGTCGTGCCGCAGTACCACCCTATTTTCGATTAATTAAATGGCCTGCCCTCAATTAATCTTTATGGGTCATTCTATGAAAATGGTGGctttttgaacatttttaaaaatgtaattctttttttataacatAACTTATAGTCATATAATAGTTAAACTCTTAACATTATAAATCTAAACATTTCACAAGTGACTGCTTCAGTGTGGCAATCCAATGCTGGTTTCTCCAGGAATCTACTCATCAAAGATGTTGCATTTCTCACTTTGTTGGATCCGACCTCAAATCCACAACCAATGACAAAATGGCATATCTAAGAGGGCGGCCACAGTAGCTCAAACCACACTTCTTAAATTGTAAATAAATCACTTAATCATGCAAtttgaaaaattatattaataaaatttcCTTTCCCCTTACTATAAACTGTAGTAACACTTAAGTCCTCGCATGAaattagaaaattatttatcaaattgcTAAAAGATGAGGAGAGAGTGCACACTCACCATGTGCTTTTCAAAACAGCCACGCCTACAATGAACCTTTGACCCAGAAAGAAGTTGGCAAGGatgttgatttttttcaaagtggtggtttttataaattgtaacACTAGTGACATGAAATTGAGGGACAGGTATTCCctgtaaattatttataatatttagttgatgttttagatttttaaGTAGTCCACTAAATAACTGTACTACTTCCCTTTGTATTATGACATTTAAAGGGGgagaataatatattttttaactcaaaatatgtCTCTAAACCACGACTCCTATCCCGGGGGACAAGCCAATTTCATGGTACTGACCGTGTTCtacaatatatataaaatgggTTGCAATATAACTGTCTTAcatatgttttattaataataaaacacttcaaataaatcaaataacatatattttgtGTCATTATCTGATACTTTTAAGTGTTTTTCCTGATGGTTGGGGCCGGGACAGGAAAGCCACCATTTTCATAAAATGACCCTTATATAATTGATCAAATTAAAAATGTGAACCCCCGCTTAAATCATTATCAACATTATCATTCTGATGGACTAATCTTgatttttacaataaaacagGCATTGTCATATGTTGTGTCCCTGTTAGATAATTCTGAACTGGTTATTAAAGATTCATTTTTGTTAAAAGTGGCAGGGGTGACTAACAAACTAAACGGGTGACTAAagaaaatattacaaaacacacatgttttttttttttgacagactGTGTTAAATATTTGATGTATAACCTTACCTTGGGTCTACAGAATTTCCAACATCTTTGATTTCTGAATAGCCATATTTGTTCAGGATGGACACAACCAGCATAGGGGCCAGAGACTGGGCAGGCTTTGTAAAAAGTGCATTTGTCCCAAAAACCATAGATGAGAGTGGAGTACTAAAACAAATGaactggatcagttatttagtCAAATTATTATTTGGCAAACATGTTCAATAAATTAAAGACCactaaaaaaatcataaaaatcatCAAGGAGCTAGCTATTGATAAACAAATGAAGATTAATAGGATAAGGCAGATTTAACAGAATGACCAAATGCATTACCTGCGTTTGTTTTTCTGAAGGTCAGAATCAATGATGTCAGCCAGTGGCAAATTGAAAAGACTGAAGGCCGCTTGAACCAAGACCCTATTTTACAATCAGGGACAAAACAGAATATATTTTCAAGTACAAAACATGTAGTTCAAGGCCATCTATGAACACATGCCTTATATACTTATAAGAAGAAAAGCATAAACTTGCATGGATATTATAGTAATTAATTCCTAAAACACAAATGGAGATCTGAGCAAATGTGGATGGTAATTTAaagtattataaaaaatatttcaaccTGTGCTCTATTCCAGGCCTCAAAAAACCAAGGCCTGGAACAAACCAATATAAAATCTGTCATTCACAGAAAATCTTCCACACTATACTTAAATCTAATATGctttcacttcaatggcgcttAGTCACAATCATCTATGTGACAGAAGAGAACCAATGGTGCTTGGCATCAGCTTGATGTGACAAGTTTTTTATATGCAGTAGTGCAAATAAGGTTAAAGAGCTGTAATGGAGGGGAAGATTATAATTTTAAACGTGGCTTTGTCCCTCACACAAGGCAATGATTTGACTTAGTCGTTTGGATTTTTATGGTACATGTATGTGTTTCGCCAAAGAAAGAAAAGTGTGATGCAGTGATTCCATAAACAATCCCTTACTTAGTCAGctaagtaaaaaaaagattagtatTTTCCTCTAAGAGTTCTTACATGTTACCAGTGAGGAACAATGCAAGGAAATAGTAGCTGCCTGGACCCAACAGTAGCATGATTATAGCAGCTCCTGCTTCCACGTAGAAGGTCATCAAAATGATCCTGTAGTAGCCAATCCGATGGAGAAGTTTCTGACTGCACAACACTAATAACTGTAgagcaaaaatataaaatgatttgGCTTGTGTTCGAATCCCTTGCccttaatataaatataaacagcGGTGGCAAATGCCACTAATGATGATGCACCTGAGGACAGATGAACCCAGCTCCATACATGACACTCTTGGCAAGCGATGGCAAGACATCTTGAGGTATGAGATGCTCTGCAAAAATCATGGTGAAGTTATTGCAGAAAGCCACCATAAATACCTGGAAAAAGTTCATGATTACAAAGAGCTGGAAGTCTCTGTTGATCAGGATCTGCAAGGTCATGGAGACAACAGAAGACATTGAGAGTGATGGTTTCTGGGGACCTTGGGAAGTTGTCTCAAAGGATTCACTATCAAATCGACTCTCACTGTGAAAGCCTGTGTATAACATAGCTCCGCACGCCAGCACGGCCACCAGCACACTGAATCCCTGAAAGGCAGCGAAGTCATCCATGTTCCTGGTGATAAGGCCACTAAACAGCACGCTAGAAGAACCCACCAGAGAGGCAACCTGGCTGTATTTAATAAGTCTCAGCCTGTTCTGATGGTCTCCTGAAATTTCTGCAAAGAGGGCACACTGAGCTAACAGCACGAATGTAAGCATGCCATCAAAAGCGCATAAGGTAATTGTAAGGTGTACGCCACTCAGCCAGTCACCCTCCTTATACGTTCTCCAAGGAAACCATGCTAGCAAAAATGTCAGGCAGTACAGGGGGGCTCCATATAAAATTGAGAGCCTCCGACGTGAACAGAACTCTATGCGTGAGTTGTCTTGCAAATAACCAAACAAGGGGTCATTGATTGCGTTCCAGATCATATAGACAACCTGTGGAGACAATAACTTTGGACTGTCAAAAAACATtggtttgatttattttatatatacaaaataatttattttttaagagctgtatatatatatatatatatatatatatatatatatatatatatagtgtgtgtgtgtgtgtgtgtgtgtgtgtgtgtgtgtgtgtgtgtgtgtgtgtgtgtgtgtgtgtgtgtgtgtgtgtgtgtgtgataaaaatatattaaaactgatgcaaaaatatttataaaaattgttttttataaaatatttcacatttgtttatttaacttttgttaaataatatgaATTAAACGAAACAAGCAATACTTCTGTCTACTTCTATGTGTCTACTTCAGTCAGGCAATAGAGCAGGAGTGGTGAACGTCAGTACTGGagagcagtgttggggaaagttacttttaaaagtaatgcattacaatattaagttactccccaaaaaagtaactaattgcgttacttagttacttttcatggaaagtaatgcttgcgttacttttaagttacatttgcgttactttttcttacttggctgaggcttgatctctttcagaccttgcaattgttttttatgatcgcaaaaatgtcaaactCAGGCCTGCCATCatcgtttctgactcaaactgtttgCGCTCATTCGCACAGAGTTCGTAATTCTATGTTAATACGTTcaatttaattcagtacataattttatttttaaattgaattgattaaattgaaaagtaacttgcattacttttttaaaaaagtaactcaaaaataaatgtgtacaCTTATAAAATAATGCGttacgttactcgttacttcagcaaagtaatattattacgtaatgcacgttacttgtaatgcgttacccccaacactgctggAGAGCCACGGTCcagcagagtttagctccagctctaatcaaacacacctggctaatcaaggtctaaagagtTACTAAAACTACAGGCAGGTGAGATttaatcagggttggagctaaaatctgcaagACTGCAgctctccaggaccgacgttagCCACAACTTCACCACACGCTTTCTGtccaaaaccccgccctctaaAGCCACGTCAGCCAACCCGATGTCGTTAAAGCAGAGCATAAAAATTATTCATAGCAGAGACTGTTTTTAATTGGCTAAAAAATGAGTGCCGCTCCCCAAACTCTTTCTTTACTGTTTACATGGCTGTCCATGTAAGAGACAAGTGTGATTTCGCAAAAGCGTCTACAGCACCTTTAATTTAGGCAAAAACCTAAACATTCACACTATAGcagtttaaattaatttgtgAAAACCAATTGCACCTAAACTCACCTGTGCCTGATGGAAAGCTCCCTCTGATATTTTGTACTTATTTAAGAAGAGTTTCACATAATAGAAACTAAAAATGCTGTTCATCATGCCAGCACCAAGAGTTGTCATGGAGTAGGCGAAAGCTGCTGGGTGTGCAAAATGTCTCATGACTCTGCGATAATGATTAgcctatttttaaataaataaacacaatacactataacaaacaaaaaacgaaTGCAATCACTGAATTTTGGATATATCCGAGTCGTCGTATACAGTGctgaaaaagaataataaacgTTGATACAAGATTATTGAGAATCTCTCCATTGCAGTATTGTAATTCTTATACTTCCTGGTAATCTCAGTTGGGCGAGACGTGTATGCAAATGAGTATAACAGGACGTCGTCATTGGACAAGACGCCGACAAAGTCCCGCCCGTTTCTGTGATTGGTCAACCAGGAGACCCATTCTTGTTGTTATCCCTTCTACTCTCCACCTCTGAGCCTGCCACGTTGTCGTAGACACCGGTCCGCACCGCTAGGGACTAAAATCGCCAAACGTCCGGCCAGGTTATTAATCGGTGTTTATTCACCAGAGAAAGgcatgtcttaaaataaacGGGAAAAGGAAACAAACGTGCGATTTCTGTTGGTCTGAAGCTTTAACCGGAGTAAAGATGCTGACGGACGTGATAGTAGAAGAGGGATTTGCTCACAATGAAGAGGAGCTGTGGTATAGCAGGAAGGATTTGGAGCACGGTAAGATTGATAAAAGGCAACAACTTGAGTTTATATTTTTGTTGAAGTGAAAATGGATGCTtctacttaaaaatgtaaaaattaaatgtaattatttgcaTAGGAGACGCATTCCTAAATAAcatctgatttatttaaaattttctgAGTTCATGAGAAATTTTTGTGAGTAAATGTCAGTTTCATCATATTAAGAGAAATGTCTTAATAAAAGCATATGGGGTGGCGATGCGGTAGTGTTTTAGTTTTCTGTATAAATGTCACACCCATAAACCCTTTAAATGCGCACTCTTGACGTCATGCTCTGACGTGATACAGTTCAAACGTTTAATAAAACATACTAAAACATAAAGGATGTATTATCTGATAAGATGTTTTGAGGGAATTGTGACGTATCACAAGGTGtaacatgtatttttgtttatttattgtatcATTTATTTGTTGCTTTGTTTAAATTTCATATACATTAATGAAAGTTTGGTATGAGAAATCatggtttcattatttttatttaacttatttCCTGGCTAATCTTCTTAGTGTTCTTATATTGTGTTACTCTTATAAAATGTCCGAAACTTACCTTACTGAGCATACTTTTAATTACATGCTAGATGTTATAATTTTAGGATTGTGGCTCCATGCACTTTCAGTCACTCGGTATTGCATGTAGAAACTGTTGTTTTGGTGTTTTTGTCACCAAAAAGTTACCTAGAAATGACACCATTGTAAGAAACTCTGTTGTTGATATGATTCACTTGCTTATGAGGACTAGGACTGTTAGAGCGAGTTGTTCTTGTTTTACTTCTTCATACCACAGTTGGCACAGAAGTCTTTATGTACCCATGACTGCTCAGTGTTTACTGTTCTGCCTTTTCTGTGGATGTTTGAGACAGATCTCCATTTGGCCGCTGAGCTGGGTAAGACACTGTTGGATAGGAACCATGAACTGGAGCAAGGCCTTCAGCAGATGTACTCTACCAATCAGGAACAGCTGCAGGAAATTGAGGTGATGTTTCCCTCAAAGCTCACAAAATCCACTGGACCTCATCAGTTAGCTGTGTCGCTGTGGCACAGCTGCAATGTTGCTTCATGCGCAGACATTGTTATTttctaagtatttttgtcttgttttcagtatcaatatttaaaatatcaaatttaagtaaaattgttgcctaaacaagcaaaaactaaaaaatctgccaatgggataagaACATTTGTCCTAACTAAGAAAAaattaaacttatttcaagatttatttcttgcctaattggcagattttttttaaagcacaaaatcacttcattctgatatttttgtcttaaaactagacttattttcttggatcattttgctcttcaagaaaatgcatcttgatttaggAATGTTAACACATTTGtgctgaaaaaaagacaaaaatactaagtaactcaattttttgcagtgtacgagCTATGTTATCAATCCACTACCTAATAATGACGCAAAAACTGATCAAACATTTGACTGTAAGTTTCAATGTCACTTATTGTACTCGCATGAGCTTGGCTGATCTATCCTCTGACGGGAAATGCGTAAACAGTGGAAGATTTCCTGTGAAATCCTCTTTCCTCCCCGACCTTAGGACTCTTAAGGAGCTATTGCTATTTCTAACTCTGTCTGGTATGAGGCTTAGTATTTGTATAAGAGGTTAACTGTGTTTATAGCGTCCTGTTTGGCAAGGCAGCACAGTCTTACGTGAAGTATTTAACTAATACTGCACATACACTCTTACTTTTTCTGCAGTATACTGTATAGTGTGTATATTGTGGATGTATTAGCTATAAATTTTACATTTCTATGTTTTGACCCAATTTGATCAGATTGCACAAATAACTTTCAACACAAAAATTCAGGAAGCTGTGACCTCACCAGCTCGTTTCCATGAAGCCACATTCACTTGTTCCTGGCTTTAAAACTAATTTGCATGTTATGATAtgcaaaatatttcataatgaAAAACAGTAATATGCATTACAAACCCTATgctactattttttttattttctatttttgtttgttactGATCAGAATGATTTTGTCAACTGCGGCATAGAGTTACACGTCCGTTGCTTGTGTTGAAACCAAGTTACATAGTTATTCGGTTGTGAAATTTCCTTGTAACTTGAAACCGTCTACATGAAATTGGATCgtatttaacaaaatataattCTACACTTCTACACTTGCTATTGTGGCAAGCTctgaaatattacatttaaaagtgAATATAGGCCTGGTTTTACAGACAAGGCTTCGTTAAAGCCAggaggactaggccttagttaaattaagatgtttaagcatctttaataaacatgacttaggacaaatcaatggcactggcttattttaagatctgccagtgcaagttttttttaaagagcaccaatttcATTGCTGAAAaacacaatgttattttgtgtatttggtataatacaatgtgttcgcgtggtttatggttaaaatgtatttttcacatatcgtaaatttttgtagctccagatttcactctcttcccgAAACACAAGGATTTGAAAAGCTACAGGTGACGTGCGTCCATGTTTTATACAGTTTATGGTGCTGAAGCGGCTCGTGTGACACTTACCCGATATCAGACTTTATTCGCCCCAAAGAAAAGCATATTTACACAGTCTGAATCATTTCTTATCCCCTGTTTATAGCTTTTCATTCcccatataaaagcaataaatgtATTAACATTTGATTTGACATTATTTGATGAGAAGCTTAAGTGTATGATTAGATCATAAAAAATCTCAAAAGTGCAAGTAGTAGGCATTGCTGTAATTTCCTTTTACATTTGCCATGTGTAGACATACACCTCTCAATGTATATTTTGAttaatgcacttttaatctgtACGATAATATTTCGGTTTAAGCATTGTGTCTGTTTTGCCTCTCCCAGTACCTGACCAAGCAGGTGGACCTCCTTCGGCAGATGAATGACCAACATGTTAA
This genomic interval carries:
- the mfsd13al gene encoding transmembrane protein 180-like, giving the protein MRHFAHPAAFAYSMTTLGAGMMNSIFSFYYVKLFLNKYKISEGAFHQAQVVYMIWNAINDPLFGYLQDNSRIEFCSRRRLSILYGAPLYCLTFLLAWFPWRTYKEGDWLSGVHLTITLCAFDGMLTFVLLAQCALFAEISGDHQNRLRLIKYSQVASLVGSSSVLFSGLITRNMDDFAAFQGFSVLVAVLACGAMLYTGFHSESRFDSESFETTSQGPQKPSLSMSSVVSMTLQILINRDFQLFVIMNFFQVFMVAFCNNFTMIFAEHLIPQDVLPSLAKSVMYGAGFICPQLLVLCSQKLLHRIGYYRIILMTFYVEAGAAIIMLLLGPGSYYFLALFLTGNMVLVQAAFSLFNLPLADIIDSDLQKNKRSTPLSSMVFGTNALFTKPAQSLAPMLVVSILNKYGYSEIKDVGNSVDPSVLQSLQSTMFYLVCVVPMCVTALQVLAWRPFSIRDSHMLDS